From Bacillus sp. Bos-x628, the proteins below share one genomic window:
- a CDS encoding MFS transporter: MWFVNFFVSASITMIVPFLSLYIASLDSSYSNEFVQRWSGYVFGVTFLTAFLISPIWGRIGDRHGYKKILLINGIGIATSILFMGLVQTVYQLFALRLFMGLVTGFISTSMALISAQTEKATAGKTLGTMQMSNVAGGLFGPLMGGLMADSVGFIYTFFLTATVIYLSAFVIIIGVKEQPIQSKEAKRIAYSRKDVLAHILKQPLLVVTMLLTFITQVGNFSIQPLLALYIHDLHGSENLAFFAGLAFSATGLGNLLFTRKWGNLGDRIGHDKVLLALLILSSILFIPQALADSYGMLVIFRFLYGMTLGGIIPCTTAYIRIKAPASMQGEVLGYNVSFRFLGNVVGPVIGGIVASHYGIPAVFYVTAVIFLFGALFLWAVRYHSKTKERSV, encoded by the coding sequence ATGTGGTTTGTGAACTTTTTCGTATCTGCCAGCATCACAATGATCGTTCCTTTTTTATCACTATACATAGCGTCTCTTGATAGTAGCTATTCTAATGAATTTGTCCAAAGATGGAGCGGCTACGTCTTTGGGGTCACGTTTTTAACCGCCTTTCTTATTTCTCCTATTTGGGGGCGGATTGGAGACCGGCATGGCTACAAAAAGATTTTATTAATCAACGGAATTGGGATTGCGACAAGTATTCTATTCATGGGACTTGTTCAAACCGTTTACCAGCTATTTGCGCTTCGGCTATTCATGGGGCTTGTGACAGGCTTCATTTCCACTTCTATGGCGCTTATCTCTGCTCAAACCGAAAAGGCAACTGCTGGGAAAACACTTGGGACAATGCAGATGAGCAATGTCGCCGGAGGGCTGTTCGGTCCATTAATGGGCGGCTTGATGGCAGACAGCGTCGGATTCATTTATACGTTTTTTTTAACAGCTACTGTGATTTATTTATCAGCCTTCGTGATTATCATCGGTGTCAAAGAACAACCGATCCAATCTAAAGAAGCAAAGCGCATCGCTTACTCACGTAAGGACGTACTCGCTCATATTTTGAAACAGCCTTTGCTTGTTGTCACTATGCTATTGACATTTATTACACAAGTGGGGAACTTTAGCATTCAACCGCTTTTAGCCCTGTACATTCATGATTTACACGGTTCAGAAAATCTCGCTTTTTTTGCGGGTCTGGCGTTTTCCGCTACAGGGCTTGGAAATTTGCTTTTTACACGAAAGTGGGGAAATCTTGGAGATCGAATAGGACATGATAAAGTGCTGCTTGCACTCCTCATCCTCTCTTCGATCTTATTTATCCCCCAAGCGCTAGCTGATTCCTATGGCATGCTGGTTATATTCCGTTTTCTATACGGGATGACACTAGGCGGAATTATTCCATGTACAACGGCGTACATACGAATTAAAGCACCTGCATCTATGCAAGGTGAAGTACTCGGATATAACGTAAGCTTCCGTTTTCTTGGGAATGTGGTTGGTCCAGTCATTGGCGGGATTGTAGCAAGTCATTACGGAATTCCAGCAGTCTTTTATGTAACCGCCGTTATTTTTCTTTTTGGTGCGCTATTTTTGTGGGCAGTCCGCTATCATTCAAAAACAAAAGAAAGGAGTGTCTGA
- the kapD gene encoding 3'-5' exonuclease KapD produces MEQKTLLVVDFEFTMPDGKYHPQNFFPEIIEAGVVKATSENIVDTFSSYVKPKKFPKLTKRCKSFLGITQQDVESGITFEAFIETLMSLDGGEDCDVITWGNMDMKVLKQNCMLNHIAFPFKGNLRDLAFEYKTFFGDRTLTGLRTAAKEYGSEGAGKHHKALDDAMTTYQLFTLFEKDRAYVENPQTTKIGELIDFSHFFDSTD; encoded by the coding sequence GTGGAACAGAAGACGCTGCTTGTGGTCGATTTTGAATTTACGATGCCTGACGGAAAGTATCATCCGCAAAATTTTTTCCCTGAAATTATTGAGGCTGGTGTCGTGAAAGCAACGAGTGAAAACATCGTAGATACCTTCTCAAGTTATGTGAAACCGAAAAAATTTCCGAAACTGACGAAGCGTTGTAAATCTTTTCTCGGAATTACGCAGCAAGATGTGGAAAGCGGGATTACATTTGAGGCGTTTATTGAAACGCTCATGTCACTTGATGGAGGAGAAGACTGTGATGTGATCACTTGGGGGAATATGGATATGAAAGTGCTGAAGCAAAACTGTATGCTCAATCATATTGCATTTCCATTTAAGGGAAATCTACGGGACCTGGCCTTTGAATATAAAACTTTTTTTGGTGACAGAACACTGACAGGACTTAGAACAGCGGCGAAGGAATACGGAAGTGAAGGAGCTGGTAAGCACCATAAAGCACTAGATGATGCCATGACAACTTATCAGCTATTTACACTATTTGAAAAAGACAGAGCCTATGTAGAAAATCCACAAACAACCAAAATTGGTGAACTCATCGATTTCTCTCATTTTTTTGATTCGACGGATTAG